The Kribbella shirazensis genomic interval GACGCGGTGGCCGGGGACGGCGTGACGCCGGAGACGTTGTACTTCGCCGCGTCGACCGGCAAGGGAGCCTCCGCCACGGTCGTCAACGTGCTGGTGGATCGCGGCGTGCTCGACTACGACCGGCCGATCGTCGAGATCTGGCCGGAGTTCGGTGCCCACGGGAAGGACAAGGCGACGCTGCGGCACGTGCTGACGCACTCGGTCGGCCTGCCCGCACTGCCCTCGGACACGACTCGGAAAACGCTACCCGGCCAGGCGGATCGCCTCGCCGGCACGGAGCCCTGGTGGGAGCCGGGCACGAAGATGACGTACCACGCGGAGACGTTCGGCGTGCTGGCCGGCGAGATCGTCCGGCGCGCGACCGGGCAGACGATCTCCGACGTACTGCGGGACGTCCTCGGACCGCTCGGGATCGAGAACGACGTGTTCTTCGCCCTCCCGCCCGGCCAGGCGCATCGGATCGCGCCGCTGGTCGAGCCGGACGGCGCCGAGGAGACGTTCGCGACGCTGGCGGGAATGTTCGAGAAGGTCGTACCGCGGGCGATGCAGCCGCGGGCCGCCGTACTCAATCAGCCCGGGCAGCTCGCGATCGAGGACGCGTCGAGCGGGATCCTCACCGCGCGCGGGATCGCCAAGCTGTACGCCGCGTTGATCGGCGAGGTGGACGGCGTACGACTGGTCCGGCCGGAGGCTGTTCCGGTCATCACCGGACCGGCTCTGGTCGCGCGGGACGAACTGCTCGGCAACACCGCGACCTTGGCGCTCGGCTATGCGGTCGGGCGG includes:
- a CDS encoding serine hydrolase domain-containing protein; this translates as MDLQDQVQRRIDELAETELGLQVAAYRHGQLVVDAVAGDGVTPETLYFAASTGKGASATVVNVLVDRGVLDYDRPIVEIWPEFGAHGKDKATLRHVLTHSVGLPALPSDTTRKTLPGQADRLAGTEPWWEPGTKMTYHAETFGVLAGEIVRRATGQTISDVLRDVLGPLGIENDVFFALPPGQAHRIAPLVEPDGAEETFATLAGMFEKVVPRAMQPRAAVLNQPGQLAIEDASSGILTARGIAKLYAALIGEVDGVRLVRPEAVPVITGPALVARDELLGNTATLALGYAVGRFGSSAEESPASFGWPGMGGSVAWADTRAGVTFALTRTLFDPSGSESAAEIGNLVAKTLC